In Oncorhynchus masou masou isolate Uvic2021 chromosome 28, UVic_Omas_1.1, whole genome shotgun sequence, the DNA window ACTACCTGCTGGGCTTGGAGAGCTCTGGTTGGCTACGACACGTCAAAGCTGTGGTAGACGCAGCCATCTTCCTCACCAAGGTAAGGCCCCGGGCCTCCAACCCCCTTCTGCTCTTCAGATCGAGTTAGTCCCGCCCCCTTCTGCTCTTCAGATCGTTAGTCCCGCCCCCTTCTGCTCTTCAGATCGTTAGTCCCGCCCCTTCTGCTCTTCAGATCGTTAGTCCCGCCCCCTTCTGCTCTTCAGATCGAGTTAGTCCCGCCCCCTTCTGCTCTTCAGCTCTAGTTAGTCCCAGCCCCCTTCTGCTCTTCTGCTCTAGTTAGTCCCGCACCCTTCTGCTCTAGTTAGTCCCGCACCCTTCTGCTCTATTTAGTCCCAGCACCCTTCTGCTCTAGTTAGTCCCAGCACCCTTCTGCTCTAGTTAGTCCCAGCACCCTTCTGCTCTAGTTAGTCCAGCACCCTTCTGCTCTAGTTAGTCCCAGCACCCTTCTGCTCTAGTTAGTCCCACTGATGTTGGAATGTCTTCCCTGGACTGCATCCAACATCTGTTCCATGTTTTGATAATGTTAAGGGAAGTGATTAACCTTTCACTCTCACAATTCAGTTCAAGGGGCTTTATAGgcctgggaaacatatgttaacattgccataacaagtgaaatagataatacaaAAATGACAGAAAACATTACCCTCACACAAGTTACAAAggaatagacatttcaaatgtaatattgttttatttattttttatttcacctttttttaaccaggtaggccagttgagaacaagttctcatttacaactgagacctggccaagataaagcaaagcagtgcgacacaaacaacaacacagagatacacatggaatgaacaaaacatacattcaataatacagtagaaaaatatatatacagtgtgtgcaaatgaggtttgttaagggaggtaaggcaataaataggccacggtggcaaagtaattacaatttagcatctATCACACTTCCATAGTATGTCTAtctacagtgttgtaacgatgtgcaaatagttaagtacaaaagggaaaataaataaacttaatgtgttgtatttacaatggtgtttgttcttcactggttgcccttttcttgtggtaacaggtcacaaacctctctcctctcccctcctccctccataggCAGTAACAGTAGAAGGAGCCAGTGTGTTGGTCCACTGTTCAGACGGCTGGGATCGGACAGCCCAGGTCTGCTCTCTGGGAGCTCTGCTCATGGACCCCTACTACCGCACCATCAAAGGCTTCATGGTAGGTCTGGGTACTACAGTACCATCAACGGCTTCATGGTAGGTCTGTGTACTGCCGCACCATCAAAGGCTTCATGGTAGGTCTGTGTACTGCCGCACCATCAAAGGCTTCATGGTAGGTCTGTGTACTACCGCACCATCAAAGGCTTCATGGTAGGTCTGTGTACTACCGCACCATCAACGGCTTCATGGTAGGTCTGTGTATTTGCCGCACCATCAACGGCTTCATGGTAGGTCTGTGTACTACAGTACCATCAAAGGCTTCATGGTAGGTCTGTGTACTACAGTACCATCAACGGCTTCATGGTAGGTCTGTGTACTACAGTACCATCAACGGCTTCATGGTAGGTCTGTGTACTGCCGCACCATCAAAGGCTTCATGGTAGGTCTGTGTACTACTGTACCATCAACGGCTTCATGGTAGGTCTGTGTACTACAGTACCATCAACGGCTTCATGGTAGGTCTGTGTACTGCCGCACCATCAAAGGCTTCATGGTAGGTCTGTGTACTGCCGCACCATCAACGGCTTCATGGTAGGTCTGTGTACTACAGTACCATCAACGGCTTCATGGTAGGTCTGTGTACTGCCGCACCATCAAAGGCTTCATGGTAGATCTGTGTACTACTGTACCATCAACGGCTTCATGGTAGGTCTGTGTACTACCGCACCATCAAAGGCTTCATGGTAGGTCTGTGTACTACCGCACCATCAACGGCTTCATGGTAGGTCTGTGTACTACTGTACCATCAACGGCTTCATGGTAGGTCTCTGTACTGCCGCACCATCAACGGCTTCATGGTAGGTCTGTGTACTGCCGCACCATCAACGGCTTCATGGTAGGCCTGTGTACTACAGTACCATCAACGGCTTCATGGTAGGTCTGTGTACTGCCGCACCATCAACGACTTCATGGTAGGTCTGTGTACTACAGTACCATCAGACTTCATGGTAGGTCTGTGTACTACAGTACCATCAACGGCTTCATGGTAGGTCTGTGTACTACCGCACCATCAACGGCTTCATGGTAGGTCTGTGTACTACAGTACCATCAAAGGCTTCATGGTAGGTCTGTGTACTGCCGCACCATCAACGGCTTCATGGTAGGTCTGTGTACTACAGTACCATCAAAGGCTTCATGGTAGGTCTGTGTACTGCCGCACCATCAACGGCTTCATGGTAGGACACAACACAACTTCCCTATGCCTGTAGATATGGGTAAAAGGAATACCATGCCATAaaaactgttctctctctctgtggttcagGTCCTCATAGAGAAAGACTGGATCTCATTTGGACACAAGTTTGCAGACAGATGTGACCAGTTGGATGGAGACCCCAAGGAGGTGTCCCCCGTCTTCACACAGTTCCTGGAGTGTGTGTGGCAGCTCACAGAACAGTTCCCCCAGGTAGGTGTGTGTGCCAGAATACTCAGAATACCCCACAGCAGCCAtgagtgatgatggtgatgatgccTACTCTTCCTCAGGCGTTTGAGTTCAATGAGTGGCTGCTGCTGCAGATCCATGAACATGTTCACTCCTGTCAGTACGGGAACTTCCTGGCCAACAACCAGAGGCGGAGAGAAGAGCtgcagtgagtaacacacacacactcacacactcacgtacactcacacactcacgcactcacacactcactcacacactcacgtacgctcacacacacacacacactcacacactcacactcacgtacgcacacacacacattcactcacgtacacactcactcacacactcactcactcactcacacacacacacacacacacacacacacacacacacacacacacacacacacacacacacacacacacacacagtatacatatTAAACACTCTCTTCTCCCACCAGACTCAAAGACAGGACTCACTCTCTGTGGGCGTTTCTGTTGAGTGAGGGGCAGAACTACCTAAACCCCGCCTACTGCCACACCTACGCAGAGACACACCCTGTCCTAGAACCCTCCACCCTGCCCTGCCACCTCAAGTAAGATCTAGTTGTTTAcctcatctcgctctctctccttatctctttcAATCTCATCCACTCTACCCTAAGCATTagtcctctttctctgtccttccCCCAGCTTtgttactcctctcctcctctctctttcttctccctctcctctctctttcttctccctctcctctctctttcttctccctctcctctctctttcttctccctctcctctctctttcttctccctctcctctctctttcttctccctctcctctctctttcttctccctctcctctctctttcttctccctctcctctctctttcttctccctctcctctctctttcttctccctctcctctctctttcttctccctctcctctctctttcttctccctctcctctctcttttttctccctctcctctctctttcttctccctctcctctctttcttctccctctcctctctctttcttctccctctcctctctctttcttctccctctcctctctcttttttctccctctcctctctctttcttctccctctcctctctctttcttctccctctcctctctctttcttctccctctcctctctcttttttctccctctcctctctctttcttctccctctcctctctctttcttctccctctcctctctctttcttctccctctcctctctctttcttctccctctcctctctctttcttctctctctcctctctctttcttctccctctcctctctcttttttctccctctcctctctcttttttctccctctcctctctctttcttctctctctcctctctctttcttctctctctctttcgctctttgttctcctccatctctctcatcaaCCCTGCCCTACAACCTCACGTGAATGTTACTCCTTAATGTTCCTAatttctctcactctcatccccccccccctgtcagGTTCTGGAGGAATATGTACCACCAGTTTGATCGTTCCATGCACCCCCGTCAGTCTGTCCTGAAAAACGTTCTCGCCCTGAAAGAGAGCAACCGCCAACTGGAAGACACAATAATGAAACTGGAGGCTGTGAGTACAATCCTTGTTCTcactctctctagcgctctcccccccctctccccctctccccccttctcccccttctccccccctctctcaccctctctcaccctctctcaccctctctccccctctctcaccctctctctcatgaCCTAATTtaaccctgtcttctctctgttcctccagaGACTACAGAAGCATGGCATCAGCCCCCCCCACCCCAGACCCCCAGGCCCCCCCTAAAGACCAACGCACCCTCCTTAACCACACACGGCCCCACTCCCTCATCCTGGGAGCCCCCCTCAGCCTCAAGGAGGTGCAGCAtcaggaggaggtgggagaggaggcaAAAAAATGCTGCAGTGACACAGAGCGGACAGTAGAGGGAAGCAGCGGTTCAGAGCGCAAGGAGAGCTACGGAGACCTGCAGGGGACATACGGGGCTAAGGTGGAGCCCGCTGTGGTCAGCCTGGAGTTTGGAGTGGCCCGCATGACATGCTGAGGCATTGTGggatactggaggaggaggggaggttggactggaatggagggagagatggggggggggggacactgaGCGATGCGATGACTGAAGGACGTGTGTGTGTTCAGCCATATTCCTATGAGGGTGTACTGTATGCCTGTAATGTACGTCTCTGTGGAAAGAGACACTGGCATTTACCCTACTTAGAAAGGCTGTTTTTATGAATGTTGAACAGCTCAAAGAGAATAAATGAGAAGATGAAACCGCTTGTTCTATGTATTATTCAAGTCAGTAACTAAAGCACTGTATGCCCCCTTCCAAACATCAGACTGTCTGCTCTCTTGGTGTTTAAACCATCCGATCTGAGTCCTTGTGAACATCCCATATTTAATGTTCTCAATATTGAGATCCTCCCAATGGGACCGCAGCCAGGTACAGATTTTAGTCCTAAAACTCTTCCATCCTCTGTCAAAGCCAGATCAACTTTGGATAACCCTGTTTTAACATGTGGATGGCATGATTCCTCTTTAATCTGAATGAGGATGGATTCTGAACGTCGAGCTGGCTGCATCAGGTCCAACATTCAGCCACGGACATGGCAGTGATGAGATGAATCCCACTGGTTCTCTTGCATTGATCGGATAATCCAATTGGTTACCTCTCTGACTGGATGAGGTCATGACCCCATTTTGAAGTCATTGCCATGGTAACTCTGGGGTCATGGAACACTAGAGGGGTCAGCAAGAGAGCAAGGAGGCTGTGTGCGTGCGACCGATTTGACAGACTTTCTACATACAATCAGAGTTATTGACCAATCGGTACCAGTTTCTAAGAGGAGAGACACATCAAGATTTTTCAGACAGTTCTAGACAGTTTTCAGACCATGTTAAATGAATGAAAACAGCCACCGTTCTCTGACATCCAGCAGGTGGTCACTATAACACCCCGTGGTGACCGCAGTCAATAAGACCGTCATTATAGTGCATCTGACCTCTTAGCAGATCCCTGACTGTCACTGTAGGACTAGGTTAACAGATCCCTGATCACTATAGGACTAGGTTAACAGAcccctgactagtatcactataGGACTAGGTTAACAGATCCCTGATCACTATAGGACTAGGTTAACAGACCCCTGATCACTATAGGACTAGGTTAACAGAcccctgactagtatcactataGGACTAGGTTAACTGACCCCTGATCACTATAGGACTAGGTTAACTGACCCCTGATCACTAGGACTAGGTTAACAGACCCCTGATCACTATAGGACTAGGTTAACAGACCCCTGATCACTGTAGGACTAGGTTAACAGACCCCTGATCACTGTAGGACTAGGTTAACAGACCCCTGATCACTATAGGACTAGGTTAACAGAcccctgactagtatcactataGGACTAGGTTAACAGATCCCTGATCACTATAGGACTAGGTTAACAGATCCCTGATCACTATAGGACTAGGTTAACAGACCCCTGATCACTATAGGACTAGGTTAACAGACCCCTGATCACTATAGGACTAGGTTAACAGACCCCTGATCACTGTAGGACTAGGTTAACAGACCCCTGATCACTGTAGGACTAGGTTAACAGACCCCTGATCACTATAGGACTAGGTTAACAGAcccctgactagtatcactataGGACTAGGTTAACAGATCCCTGATCACTATAGGACTAGGTTAACAGATCCCTGATCACTATAGGACTAGGTTAACAGATCCCTGATCACTGTAGGACTAGGTTAACAGACCCCTGATCACTATAGGACTAGGTTAACAGATCCCTGATCACTATAGGACTAGGTTAACAGACCCCTGATCACTAGGACTAGGTTAACAGACCCCTGATCACTATAGGACAAGGTTAACAGACCCCTGATCACTAGGACTAGGTTAACAGACCCCTGATCACTATAGGACTAGGTTAACAGATCCCTGATCACTATAGGACAAGGTTAACAGACCCCTGATCACTAGGACTAGGTTAACAGACCCCTGATCACTATAGGACTAGGTTAACAGACCCCTGATCACTATAGGACTAGGTTAACAGACCCCTGATCACTGTAGGACTAGGTTAACAGAcccctgactagtatcactataGGACTAGGTTAACAGACCCCTGATCACTATAGGACTAGGTTAACAGACCCCTGATCACTAGGACTAGGTTAACAGATCCCTGATCACTATAGGACTAGGTTAACAGATCCCTGATCACTATAGGACTAGGTTAACAGATCCCTGATCACTATAGGACTAGGTTAACAGATCCCTGATCACTATAGGACTAGGTTAACAGATCCCAGATCACTATAGGACTAGGTTAACAGATCCCTGATCACTATAGGACTAGGTTAACAGACCCCTGATCACTGTAGGACTAGGTTAATAGACCCCTGATCACTGTAGGACTAGGTTAACAGACCCCTGATCACTGTAGGACTAGGTTAACAGAcccctgactagtatcactataGGACTAGGTTAACAGACCCCTGATCACTATAGGACTAGGTTAACAGACCCCTGATCACTATAGGACTAGGTTAACAGACCCCTGATCACTATAGGACTAGGTTAACAGACCCCTGATCACTGTAGGACTAGGTTAACAGACCCCTGATCACTAGGACTAGGTTAACAGACCCCTGATCACTATAGGACTAGGTTAACAGACCCCTGATCACTGTAGGACTAGGTTAACAGAcccctgactagtatcactataGGACTAGGTTAACAGACCCCTGATCACTATAGGACTAGGTTAACAGACCCCTGATCACTATAGGACTAGGTTAACAGACCCCTGATCACTATAGGACTAGGTTAACAGACCCCTGATCACTAGGACTAGGTTAACAGACCCCTGATCACTATAGGACTAGGTTAACAGACCCCTGATCACTGTCATTATAGGACTAGGCCCTCCTTGATTTCCCTTGGGCCCCTGGGACCAGTGGAGACTTGACCTGGTAACATGAcctccaggcagacagacaacttAACCTGGTAACATGGcctccaggcagacagacaacttGACCTGGTAACATGGcctccaggcagacagacaacttGACCTGGTAACATGGCCTCCAGGCAGACAGACGACTTGACCTGGTAACATGGcctccaggcaggcagacagacgacTTGACCTGGTAACATGGcctccaggcaggcagacagacgacTTGACCTGGTAGCATGGCCTCCAGGCAGACAGACGACTTGACCTGGTAACATGCTCTCCAGGCAGGCCTTGGTCAGCTCTGTCTGTCAGAGTTGGTTGGGAAAGAGCATAAGTTCTTTCTCAACGCTCCACTATGCAGAAGCCctcgtgcgtgtgtgcgtgcgtgtgtgtgtgaatccagACATTGTTTGATAGCAATGAGGTGGAAAAGGTGTCCTGTGCCTCAAAgaagaaggaaagaagagaggagaggatggagaagggaagagagagacgcTGAAAGTAGGTCAGGTGCttaggggaagggaaagggggatacctagtcagttgtacaactgaatgcattcaactgaaatgtgtcttccgtatttaacccaacccctctgaatcagagaggtgcggggggggctgccttaatcaacacccacgtcttcggcacccggggagatggggaggaataGAAAAATACTTAGAATCTGTGGAAGAAACACATTGTTGAAGTGAGAGAATGAAACAGAATGAGTGGAAGAAACAGACATTTGTTGAGAGAGCATTGGGTAATATgctatgcacgtgtgtgtgtgtgtgtgtgtgtgtgtgtgtgtgtgtgtgaacattagCTAGGCTGGAATATTTCTCTAAATCTACTTTATCCTCTAGATACCGCTGATCAGCAGATCTGCTCAAATcctacatctcacacacacacacacgcacacacattgaAAAAAACTACACAACCGAATCCTCTCATCTAAGTGGGATTTGAGAGGCTTAGTTTTGTTTACTTAAAGCTTTaaatctgaacacacacacacacacattatcgtGTAAGTACTGTATCAGTCACACATTCATAAGCAAAAACAAGCTCATTTGTTTCGTACCTTTGAAATCTCTCACAAAACCCTACACACAACCATAAACACACAACCACATACAGCAGTGCAGCACaagacaatctctctctctctctctctctgtctcactgtgatgGGAGTATTACATCTGGGGTGTGAACATAGATAAataaagaagagaaaagaagagagggatcCATAGTGCCTGTGggatggaaatggagagagagagagaggcatgggcaATCCGCCAAACGCTGACGAAAGCTGCTTAGCGCAACCAGTTGTCATGGATACAGTCAGGGGCAGCACCTTGTGTGtgtgagaaaaaaagagagagggagagggagggaaaaccAACAGGCAAGCATCAGACAGAACCAGTGAGGAAGTGAGAGAACACCAAGCtgcacgacagagagagagtgagagagacagggagtgtgagagagacagagggagacagccAGAGCAAaagagtgatagagtgatagcTAGAAGATGGAGGTTCAGTCAGAATGCGTTGAGCCTCCTCCATGCGATCCCCAGCCACCAGGGAAGATCAACAAAGCAGCCTTCAAGCTGTTCGGAAAACGACGCTCCGGAATGGCCGGATTCTTCTCTTTCAGGAACAAAGGGGTCAACAGGAACGGGAATTCTGTGAATGTGAATTCTGTGGGGGCTACTAACGAGCTCGTCAGGAGTAAAACGCATGGCGGACTAACGAGCTTGGAACcagacggacagagaggggaggagtccGGAATATCAGAGGCGGGACAGGTGAGGTCTCTCAGCAAATCACTGAGCTTCTTTTCGCTGCTCAGACGAGGAAGTGTGAGAGTCAATGAGAATACAGGGTTTGGGAGAAGGGGTAGGGGTTTAAAAGGCTTCTTCAGTAGTATGAAATGGCGGCGGAAGGAGAACGTGATggcgggagagggggaggtagcggaggtgagagagggggaagtgaTTCTAACAGAAGAAGTGAAAGACATCACTCTGACCCTCGAACCCCAGCCCCGCCCGCCCCTGGAGGATCATGGTAGCCCGGAGGCTGAGAAAACCACAGAATCGGCAGGAACCTCTCCCTCCAACAACGCCACGACACCACTTACGCAATCAATCACCTTGACAAACCTATCAGAATCGCTCTATACgccatccccctcccctctccgcACCTTCTTCCACTCAAAACCCAAAACGTCAATTTCCTCTGTAACGGCCACCCACCCTCTGGATCAGTGTGACCTCCACTCCGAACCCTCAGGGGACCGTTCGGTCCTCTTCACTGACGCCACTTCACTCAAGAGCTTCGATTCACTGACGGGGTGCGGTGACATCATCGCAGAcgcagaggaggagggggcaggaaACGGGGGAGGGGGAGTAGGAAGTGCTACTAGCAGTAGCACTAGtagtggagaaggaggaggaggaggagta includes these proteins:
- the LOC135517157 gene encoding LOW QUALITY PROTEIN: myotubularin-related protein 6-like (The sequence of the model RefSeq protein was modified relative to this genomic sequence to represent the inferred CDS: inserted 2 bases in 1 codon): MEHIRTPKVEQVRLLDRFSNKSTSGTLHLTATHLIFVESNADAAQEIWILHHHIGSVEKLSLTTSGCPLVIQCRNFRVVHFVVQRERDCHDIYSSLLRLLRPASYEELYAFSYNPKQNEQQREEGWQLIDLGAEFERMGVPCDQWQLTDVNRNYKICETYPRDLYVPITASKPIIVGSSKFRSKGRFPVLTYFYQEKKAAVCRCSQPLSGFSARCLEDESMLQAISKANHNSRFVYVMDTRPKLNAMANRAAGKGYENEDNYSNIRFQFVGIENIHVMRTSLQKLLEVVGTRSLSVNDYLLGLESSGWLRHVKAVVDAAIFLTKAVTVEGASVLVHCSDGWDRTAQVCSLGALLMDPYYRTIKGFMVLIEKDWISFGHKFADRCDQLDGDPKEVSPVFTQFLECVWQLTEQFPQAFEFNEWLLLQIHEHVHSCQYGNFLANNQRRREELQLKDRTHSLWAFLLSEGQNYLNPAYCHTYAETHPVLEPSTLPCHLKFWRNMYHQFDRSMHPRQSVLKNVLALKESNRQLEDTIMKLEARLQKHGISPXPTPDPQAPPKDQRTLLNHTRPHSLILGAPLSLKEVQHQEEVGEEAKKCCSDTERTVEGSSGSERKESYGDLQGTYGAKVEPAVVSLEFGVARMTC